GTAATTTTGAGAATCAGTTCTTCAATGAGGTCGTTGAAGCTCGTCAATACTACTATCCACCGATAATCGAGGATTGAGGGGGATTATGAGAAAGGCTGATGTTGCCAACATCATTTGTGAAAAGGTGGGACTTTCCAAGACGGAGGCCATGGATCGAGTTGAAGATGTCCTAAACATTCTCAAAGAGAGTCTCAAAAAGGGAGAGGCGATCAAAATTGCTGGATTTGGGAACTTTATCGTGAGAAGCAAAGGGGAACGCAAGGGACGGAATCCACGAACGGGTGAAGAAATTGCCATCACCCCAAGGCGCGTTGTAACGTTTCGACCCAGCCAATTATTTAAAAAACATGTCAACTCTTAACATGTGAGGCGTGTGAAGACTCCTTCGGTGACGGCGTTCATGAAGGTGGAGACCAAGCAACCAGAGAAGACAAGTTATAAGATTGGTGAG
The genomic region above belongs to Nitrospirales bacterium and contains:
- a CDS encoding integration host factor subunit alpha; its protein translation is MRKADVANIICEKVGLSKTEAMDRVEDVLNILKESLKKGEAIKIAGFGNFIVRSKGERKGRNPRTGEEIAITPRRVVTFRPSQLFKKHVNS